The sequence below is a genomic window from Coffea arabica cultivar ET-39 chromosome 4c, Coffea Arabica ET-39 HiFi, whole genome shotgun sequence.
GACAAATGGTTTAAACATATTCAGGAGTATTAGTATGCTCATCCCACTACTTAACTGCTGCGTTAATTACATAATGAAGCATTTGACACTAGGTAAGCTAATCAAATTCTACAGCACATACCCTGCATATAACCCCTTCAGCCCTTGTTCCTTCCATATTGAACAGCCAGCTTGATATAGTCCAGAATAGTAACCATACATAGGGTTGCCATGCTTCATGTGTGCACTACCTTTCATCACCACAGAACTCCAGTATTTCTTTGATCCTTGGACCTGCATGCGTTGCTTCATCACTTCGCATGGCACATACACGAAAGAGCCAAGCGTATCCCCTGAAAAGCGTTAATTGAACAAGGGGAACTAGTTTAACTAACGTGCTTTACATCATTGAAACAACGAAACAGGACTCTAGCCACTAAATAACTAAATCATTAAGAATTATACCAATAGCTCCGGCAATAAAATGTGCCCAGTGGCCACCAAGATTGGGATGCGATGTTTCTATCCACTTCTTGGTGGACTCTATAACTCCAAAGTATGTAGCTCCAGTAGCAAGAGATCCAGTGACCCCTGGTGTAATTCCTCGGTAAAACCCTGTCCACAAATTATGTCAACGGTGCAACAAAAAGGAGAAACTTCACCAGTATGTACCAAAAACATCATTTCAGTGAGCACACAATGAATATAGATCGATAAACAAAGCAAAAAAAGTGAGtcaataaacaaacaaaaaatttcaattacCAGTTAAACCATCAGTTGCCCAAACAGTTCGGACCATCTGCAATATGCTCTTTTGGTTCTGAAAGTCGTATAAAAGcttatttaaccaaaaaaaaaggcaataaaatcatgtaattaaaaaaattctcaGCAAGAAGCACTAAAAAAAAGGCAATGAAGATTGTCaccgaccaaaaaaaaaagtggaaaaaacATGCCGTAAATTTCAGTAGTAATAGTACCCGGCAACCTCTGAGAACGGCTTGGCTTTGAATCCGGGTCTTGATGGTATCAACCGGATGCAGCATTCCTTCCCCAAATGCACCAGCTATTGCCCCCCATAAAAATTCCCTCCACACTGCACCCATTCAAttagaaacaagaaaaaagcAGAAAAAATTAACTCAGGTAACGGTTTGAATATTGAACAACCGTGGAGAAATTCTGAGTTTAAGGAAAAATCTTAGGATAAAATTCCACACTAATAAAGCTTAAAATCACATGCAATGCACAGAAACCCTACAAAATTAAAGATGAGAATGGGGGTTTTACCGAAGAAATGATTTTGAGTAGAAGCGGAGGTTTTAGTTGTTGAAAGAGTAAATGGTTGATTACTTGAGGATGGATTCGGGTCCACCATGGCTGGAGCTGAGAGAACTGGGAACTGGGAAGCAGAATAACAAAGGAGTTTTTACTGTTTATGAATTAGCAGGGCTCCTTATGTCGGACTCGGAATTTTGGGGTTTTAGGTGACGCTAGAATTAAAGGACGTAGCGGCTTGAAACCGCGTCAAGTGGGTTGGATTAATTTAGAGATGGCAAAACCAGCGGATGAGTCAGATTTGCTTGGTTTGATATGGACCAAGTAAGTTTACCTAATCTTATTCATATTAGTTTTGAAACTAATTTAAACCGAATCACATTGGAATGGGTTTAAGTTCATCTGTTTAATATCtaaatctattttttttatataactttaatttttaatttattcaatttcttttggccttattgtaaatttatatctttctgaattttttttttcaattttttatttgtattgtgtgtgtatataatttttttatcttcAATGTTGCTAAATTTTAGTTGAGGAAAAAATAAGCCctataaaaacttaaaaatactTATGATTATAAAGAAGGGGCTCCAAAAGTATTTTGTAGAATTGATTTTCAAGTTAAATTACACACGTAATAATTCCCAACTTTTTGAATTTGGTGCTTCACGCACAAATGACAGAACTTTGCCAGAGGCCTAAAAGTAAACCATCCATTACTTTCCTTCAGAATCAGAATGCCTCAAagatttttgctttcttttccgcTCAATGTctgctctctcttttttttttttttttttgcctgacGAAGGAGGTATCCGGGCCATCGGGTAAACCGGACCCGACTAATCCTCCACCGGCTCGAGAGGAGAGGCCCTATCCCTCGAACACAATAATCATGGGACTCGAACCCTTGCGATAATGGACAACGACTGTCGTAGGAGGCGCGTCGTGACCAATCGAGCTACTATGAGGGGCTCTCCATGTCTGCTCTCTCACCAATAGCTATTTCAATGGACATCACTCCTCCATCAGAGGAGGAGTAGGACCACATgaaaagaagtaaaaaaaaaaaaaaggattaagaATGATGGCAACATGAAAGATCCCAATGCAAATGATAAACAATATCAAGTTGGAGTAGCAGAAAGTGGGTGGAACGTACCCGTTAGCTCTATGAATGCAACAAACTGGGAAAGCAGAGGAAATAGAGAAAATGCTAAGACATTCAAAGATGTTATTTTAGGCTCTAAACTAGCAGCTCCTCAACTGGTTTATTTTGAattagatgatgaaaatctctCAGATGAGGATCTGTTTGGtgaagaggatgaagaaggtGGCTCTGACGAGGATacgaagcaaacaagcaatgaagagGATGACGATCCTCTCTACCCAAACGTTGTGTTGCCATCAAAACTTGTGAA
It includes:
- the LOC113738609 gene encoding uncharacterized protein, with protein sequence MVDPNPSSSNQPFTLSTTKTSASTQNHFFVWREFLWGAIAGAFGEGMLHPVDTIKTRIQSQAVLRGCRNQKSILQMVRTVWATDGLTGFYRGITPGVTGSLATGATYFGVIESTKKWIETSHPNLGGHWAHFIAGAIGDTLGSFVYVPCEVMKQRMQVQGSKKYWSSVVMKGSAHMKHGNPMYGYYSGLYQAGCSIWKEQGLKGLYAGYWSTLARDVPFAGLMVTFYEAFKNVTEYGRQRLFPDSNRCPNSSIEGLLLGGLAGGLSAYLTTPLDVVKTRLQVQGTTLRYNGWLDVIQKTWSTEGIRGIFRGSIPRIMWYVPASALTFMAVEFLREHFNDGVNDDKLKEVASLSIDKNASSFQEVS